AGGCTGGACATTCAGCACAGGTTTTCTCTCTGCTGATATTTTACCTCATCTGGACTCATGTTATAAAGCTGGTATAAAAGATATCTATATTACAGGACATAGTCAGGGCGGAGCCATCAGTTACCTTTTAACTTCCCATCTTCGCCATCTGCAACAACAGGGACAATTACCAAAAGATATACAGTTTAAAACATACAGTTCTGCTGCACCAAAAGTTGGAAACCTGTATTATGCCTATCAATATGAAGCGGATACGCAGATAGGATGGGCGTTCAATGTCGTCAATACAATGGATTGGGTTCCTGAAACACCGTTTTCTGTACAGAAATTAGATGATTTTAATGAGATTAATCCTTTTCCGCAATTACAGAAAGCAATACAAAAACAATCCCTCGGCAAAAAGATTGTGATAAAACATTATCTTAATAGGATAAAAAAACCTACAGAAAAAAGTCAAAAAAATATAGAAAAATTACTGGGCCATAAAGTTTTCACTTTTCTCAAAAAAAAATATCCTAGTTTAGTAGAGCCGAAATATTTTCCCTCATCAAATTATATGCGTGCAGGCCAACACATTGTTTTAAAACCAGATAGCAGCTATACAAGCTCATTTCCGAATGACATAAATCATCCATTTATGCATCATGGTTTTAAATCTTACTTCTTTTTATTGGATAAACTTTAAGAAACCAGCAACAGTTCAGGAAGGTAAATTTATCTTAGGTACGATATTTGCAAGTACCTGATTTAACTATTCAATACTGAACTAAAATGAAAAGAACTCCATTTACAACTTTTGCAATTCTATTGGTCGTAGCTCTCATACTGGTATTTGCGACGACATGTTCGAGCGTTATGTAATAACCCTGCAATGACTGCTTTCAAACATATTCCCCTATATAAGCGTTCTCTTACCAGATAGCTTCCTTTGATACAATCTGCCTGATTACGTATCCTTTCGTCGTTTACATTCAATTTTCCAAAAACCAATAATTACAGATAAGTCCTGAAATAAGGGTACCCTTCGAAACCTTTATTACTGATTTACTGTCATAAAACAACTTTTTTAAACTATATAATCTACCATTCATATAGATTTTATATATTTGCAAAATAATAAATTGCAATGAATACCAAAACACACAAACTCTACTGCTTTCGAATGCTCTCAGGAAAATAATGCAAATCATTGTTTTCCTACCCCTATCCTTTTTTTATATTAATATTTTATGAACTAAACTTTTACATTCATGAATTTAAAAATTCATCATTTTCTTATTCTTATCGTCGGCATACTACTTCCGTCTTACCTGCATGCGCAGAATAATAATGTTTCCGGAAAAGTAACAGATGAGCAAAATCTTCCGCTATCCGGAGTAACCGTCACTGAAATAGGTGGTACACATACAACACAAACAGATCAGAACGGAGCTTTTACGCTTCAAATTTCCTCTGCAGAAACAAAAATCCGCATCACTTTCATCGGATATGAATCGCAGACACTTACAGTCAAAAGCGGACAGCAGTTGGCAATTAGTCTGAAAAGTGAAAATACACAACTTACAGAAGTAGTGGTAACTGCACTCGGTATATCCCGTGAGAAAAAAGCATTGGGTTATGCGGTACAGGAAGTCAAATCTACTGAACTGCAAACCCGTCCTACAAATGCACTCAGTGCTATTTCAGGAAAAGTAGCAGGCTTACAGGTTGTCTCATCAGGCGGTAACATCGGTGGATCTACACGCGTATTGCTGCGAGGTATCAACTCTATTGCCGGAAATAATCAGCCTCTTTATGTCGTAGACGGTACACCTATGGACAACAGCGATCTTAACAGCAGCGCAACGATAAATGGTAGTGCGGGAAAAGATGTCGGAAACATGATCCAGGATCTTAATCCGGATGATATTGAGAATATTTCAGTATTAAAAGGACCTTCCGCAGCAGCACTTTACGGATCCAGAGCAGCAAACGGGGTCATCCTGATCACTACAAAAAGAGCTGCTAAAGGTGAACGTGTAGATATCAGCCTTAATACAGGTGTAGATTTTGAAAATATCGTACGCCTTCCCAAAAGACAAAAATTATACGGTCAGGGATATGCTACTACCTTCCCGACAGCGAATATCAATGGTACAGATTACAAAATTGTAGATTATGCATCTGATGAAAGCTGGGGACCTCGTCTGGATGGCACACCGGTATTACAGTGGTATAGCCTGAATCCGGAAGATGAAGCAAATTACCTCAAACCGACTCCATGGTCCTACCCTAAGAATGATGTAAATTATTTCTTCAAAACGGGTATTTCCAATACGAACAACCTGTCTATAGCAGGAACAAGTGGAAGTACAAACTACAGATTTTCGTATACCAACAAGAATGTATCCGGGACAATCCCTAATTCCAGTCTTGACCGTAACACCCTGAATTTTTCGGGAGGAACGCAGTTAGGCAATCTGAAGATTACCTCTACACTCAACTATATCAAAAATTCTTCTCTCGGTAAACCCTGGAGCGGAGCTTCTAACCGTAATATTATGCTGGAAGCCTTCCAGTGGGGAGCAGTACAGGTGGACTACAAAATATTAGAAAACTATAAACGTGCAGATGGTACTCCGCTGGCGTGGAACCGTACAGGCTGGCAAAATACTCCGGCTGCAGAAGCAACCAGATTTATTGACAACCCGTACTGGTCTGCATATGAAAGTTATATGGAAGAGAGCCGGGATCGCTTTTACGGTAATTTCGGATTACAATATGATGTCAATAACTGGTTGACCGTAGGAGCAAAAGTACATGGAGACATTTACAGCTTTAATTATCAGGATCGCATAGCGGTATACTCCCGCTCTGCTTCGCAATACGAAGAATCCAGTAATAAGCTGAATGAATACAACTATGAATTCCTCGCTACAGCCAAAAAGAACTGGGATAAATTTTCTTTAGTAGCTAACATAGGTGCAAACTTACGCGATCAGCAACGGAAAGTAGATTATGCCATTACACAGGGCGGGCTGATAGTACCTGAATACTATAATTTAAAAAATGCTTCCAGTGTTAAAGTTGATAATAACCGCTTTCACAAAAGAGTATCTTCCCTGTACGGTAGCTTCTCTTTAGGATACAATGATTTACTATATATTGATGGTACGGTACGTAACGACTGGTCCTCAACTCTACCAGTCGATGACAATTCATTTATCTACCCATCATTCACAGGAAGTTTTATCTTCAGTCAGTTAGAAGGTGTTAAAAATCTGGATTGGCTTTCATTCGGTAAATTACGCCTGGGATGGGCGCAAGTGGGAAATGACACAGATCCTTATCAATTATACAAAGTGTATGGTGTAGATCTCTCGTTTGACGGACTTCCTTCCACAAGTTTACAGAATCAACTGAACAACCCGTTACTGAAACCGGAAATTACGACTTCCTGGGAGACGGGGCTGAACCTTCAATTTCTTAAAAACAGAGTCGGAATTGATGTGACTTACTATAATAACAGTTCCAGAAACCAGATCATTCCATTACCTGTCTCTCCTGCATTCGGATATGAATACAAAATTATCAATGCCGGTAAGATCAATAACAAAGGTTTGGAAATAACGCTGAACGGTACGCCTGTTAAATCTCAAAACCTGGAATGGAACAGTACATTAAACTGGTCCCGCAACAGAAATAAAGTAATCAAGCTATCTGATGATGCCAATACGTATACACTGAGCAATTCACTGGTAAGCCTTGTTGCCAGAGAAGGTGAGCAATACGGACAATTGTTAGGGTATGATTTTGTAAAAACAGATGATGGCAGAAGAGTTGTGCAGGCAGATGGTACGTATATGAGAACATCACAACTCGTACCATTGGGATCTGTACTTCCTGACTACATATTTGGCTTTCAAAACCAGTTCCGCTACAAAAACCTAAGTTTAGGATTTTTAATCGATGGCCGTGTAGGTGGAAGCTTCTTCTCGCAAACGTATAAAGTCGGTATGTATGCAGGTATATTAGATCGTACCGCAGAAAATAATATCCGTGAAACAGGCGTCATATTAGATGGTGTCAAAGGCAATGTAGTTTTTAATCCGGATGGTTCTTACACGGTATCCAATATTTCAGAAAACGACACCCGTATTACAGCTCAGCAGTGGGCTCGTAACGAGTACAACGGACCGACTACGTTCTCCATCTTTGACGGAACCTTTATCAAGTTGCGCGAAGTAACTGTTGGTTATTCATTCAAGCTTAAGAATACCACATTTGTGAAAAATCTTGGCGTATCTCTCTATGGCCGTAACCTTTGGAATATCTATACTAAAAGCAAGTATATCGATCCTGAATTTACCAATAGCGGAGGCAATGTACAAGGTATAGAAGGAGGAAACATTCCTACCCCGGTAACTTATGGTTTTAATGTTAATCTTAAATTCTAATTTTCCATGAAATTACTCAAATTCACATATACAGGTTTACTAGGTCTATCATTATTGATACTGGCTTCATGCTCAGATGAGAAATTTACAGAGATAAATACAAATCCGAATCTTCCGGCTAAAGTATCGACGACAAGTCTGCTGATATCCGCCCAGAAACAAACGATGGATGCTATCCGCAGTGAAGAGATCAACTACAGAGGGGCACAATTGTTTGCACAGTATTTTAGTCAGAATATTTATACCGATCCTTCCCGCTATCAGATACCGACAAGTTATTCGGATAATTTCTGGATCAAATCGTATAAAGCGCTCAATAATCTGAATGAGATTATCAAACTCAACACAGATGAAGCTACGCGTATCGGAGTGACGGCGAATAATGCGGGAACCAATACAAACCAGATCGCTATAGCACGCGTATTGAAGTCCTATCTTTTTCATTCGCTGACGGATGTATTCGGTGATATTCCCTACGAATCTTACGGTAACAAGGATGCTGATTTCCAGGCCTTACAACAAAGTCCGGACAATCTGACTCCCAAATATGCTACACAGGAAAAGATCTATAAAGATATTCTCAATGAACTGAAGCAGGCCGCAGACACCTTATTCAAATACAGCTCTGCCAACACATTCGGCACATCAGATAATATCTACAAAGGAAGCAATCAAAAATGGTATAAATTTGCAAACTCTTTACGCCTGCGTCTGGCAACACGTATAGCACTCAAAGATGCCGCATTATCCCGTACCCATATTGAAAGTGCGCTGGCACAAGGAGTATTCACATCGAATGATGACAATGCAGCCTTCAAATATTCATCAGCATCCCCAAATGAAGCTCCATTATACCGTGCTACAGTAATTGCAAACAGAAAGGATTTTGCCGTTTCTAATGTTATTATCGATGCCCTAAAAGGAATTCGCGGACCTTTTACAACTCCGGATCCGAGACTGGCTAAATATGCCAATCCAAATGCAAGTGGTGTATATAACGGACAAATCTACGGACTACCGCTCGAAGCAGGACAACTATTTCCGGAAAACACGATCTCATTACCGGGAACAATCATTAATGCAGCAAACTATGCGGAAGTATTACAGGAATACTCCGAAGTTGAGTTCCTGATTTCTGAATATAAAAACTGGGATCAGACAGCTTATGCTAACGGAGTAAAAGCTTCATTAACAAAATGGGGTGTAAATGATACAGATGCAGCCACATATCTTTCTGCATTACCGGCAGCTAACAAACAAAATGTACTGACTCAAAAATATCTGGCCCTTTACAATCAAGGTATAGAATCCTGGTCAGAAATACGCCGGACAGGATATCCCTTATTCCTGATCAAAAGCGGAGATCTGTTATGGACCGGTCTTGTAGGAGGTGTCACAAAAACCTACTACTTTACACCTGAAGTAGGTACGGCTATTCCAAACAGATTGGTATACCCGATCATTGAACAGAATACCAATAAAGCAAACTATCAGGATGCTTTAAAATCTCAGGGAGACGACGTCATTACCAATAAAATATGGTGGAATAAATAACGCCACACCCCATATGTTTAAGAGGATATTCCACACCGGTTTATCCTCTTTTTTATTACCCGTTTTTCTGGAAATAAACCGTATCTTTGCGCCATGATTAATGTGTCCAATCTTTCTCTTCGTTTCGGCAAACGTGTGCTGTTCGAAGATGTCAACCTTAAATTTACTGCTGGAAACTGCTACGGTATAATCGGTGCAAATGGTGCCGGAAAATCCACTTTCTTAAAGATTGTCTCCGGAGAGATCGATCCTTCAACAGGATCTGTAGCGTTCACTCCCGGTGAAAGAATGTCTGTATTGAAACAGAATCACTATGAGTTTGATAAATTTTCCGTCATTGAGACTATCCTGATCGGTAATCAGGAGCTCTACAAAATCATGAAGGAAAAAGATGCCATTTACTTAAAAGAAGATTTCACAGATGCAGATGGCGAGCGTGCCGGCGAACTGGAAAGTCTTTTTGCGGAAATGGACGGATGGAATGCCGAAAGTAATGCAGCAACCTTATTGAGTAACCTGGGGATTTCAGAAGACCTGCATTATAAATTGTTAGAAGAACTGGATGGTAATCAGAAAGTACGTGTGCTTTTGGCACAGGCTTTATTCGGAAAACCAGACATCCTGATTCTGGATGAGCCTACCAACGACCTGGACATCAACACCATTGCATGGTTAGAAGATTTTCTGGCAACTTATGAAGCAATCGTACTAGTCGTTTCTCACGACCGTCACTTTCTGGATGCCGTATGTACGCATATCGTAGATATTGATTTCAGCAAAATGACCATCTATACCGGTAACTATTCATTCTGGTATGAGTCTTCTCAACTGGTCCTGAAACAACGTACGGATCAAAATAAAAAGATGGAAGATAAAGTCAAGGAATTACAGGAATTTATCCGTCGTTTCTCGGCCAATGCATCTAAATCCAAACAGGCAACTTCCCGTAAGAAAGCTCTTGATAAAATCAATATAGAAGAGATTAAACCATCTAACCGTAAATATCCGGCTATCATGTTTAATCAGATGAACCGGGAACCGGGAGATCAGACTTTATCAGTAGAGGGTCTTGGCAAAACAGTCAGTGGAGAAGTATTCTTCAAAGACATTAATTTCATGATCAACAAAGGTGATAAGATTGCAGTCTTAGGACGCAATTCACTTGTTACTTCTGCATTTTACGATATCATCACCGGCCGTGATAAAGATTTTCAGGGCGAATTCAAATGGGGAATTACGATTACCCCGGCAGATATGCCAATAGAGAATGCTGAATTCTTTGATGGTAAGAATGACAACCTGATCGATTGGTTGAGAGAATACACGACTAATCCCGAAGCAGATGAACAGTTCCTTCGTGGATTTTTAGGCAAAATGCTATTCTCAGGAGAAGAAGTTCTTAAAAAGGCATCAGTCTTGTCCGGAGGTGAAAAAATGCGTTGTATGTTCTCCAGAATGATGCTTCAGGGAGCTAACTTTTTGATTTTCGACGAACCAACCAATCACCTGGATCTGGAATCTATTACCGCTTTAAACAACGGTTTGAAAGATTTCAAAGGATCTATGCTGTTTACCTCACGTGACCACGAATTGACAGAAACAGTAGCAAATCGTATCATAGAGCTGACTCCTAAAGGAATCATCGATAAGCTGATGACTTATGACGAATACATCAATAGCGAAGCCGTTCAGGCACAAAGAGCAGAGATGTACAGTTAATACATATTATACTTATTATTCGAGACACCTTACTTAAGTTAATTAAGTAAGGTGTTTTTGTATACACTCTTAGCGAACCCCTCCTCTCTCCTTTTCAAGGAGAGATCCCGATGTATCGGGAGAGAGGTTAAAAACTAAATCCGTTTGCTTATACCTTCATTAGCAGTATAAAAAACCTCTCCCTAACCCTCTCCTTTTTAAGGAGAGGGAACTTTTTAACGGAGCTTATCTCTCCTCCTTCCTTAGAAGCAAACTGAAGCTCCTTAGCGACCCCTTCTCTCTCCTTTCCAAGGAGAGATCCCGATGTATCGGGAGAGAGGTTAAAAACCAGATACGTTTGCTGCTCCACTCACCAACAGAGCAAAGAACAACTCCTTAATTCTTCCGACGAGTCAGAACAAGTTCTATTTAGGAGAGAGAACCCACACATCTTATAAAAAAAATAAAATACTGAAAAACAACCAATTACATACACAAACACAAATTAATTTGTAAAATAACATTCATCAAAATATATTTGTCTACTTATTCTATAGACTTTATAAAATTAAATGACAAAACTTCGACCTATCCTTTTTATTTTATTCCTCTTTACAGTGCAATCCGCATACAGTCAGGGCAATAATCTTATTGAATTATCCGGTCACATTATTGATCAGGAATCAAAACAACCTATCTCGGGAGTAACTGTACTCGTCGAAGGAACAGTCAACGGAACATCGACCAATGATAAAGGAGATTTCAAACTGACTACAAGAGCAAAATATCCGTTCAAACTTAAAGTCTCAGCAGTAGGATTCGCAGCGCGGACCTATGAAATCACCGGACCTGAATCCAATTTAAACCTCGAACTGCTCACACAGACTATATTGGGAAAAGAAGTCGTAGTCACTGCATCCCGGG
The Sphingobacterium spiritivorum genome window above contains:
- a CDS encoding SusD/RagB family nutrient-binding outer membrane lipoprotein; amino-acid sequence: MKLLKFTYTGLLGLSLLILASCSDEKFTEINTNPNLPAKVSTTSLLISAQKQTMDAIRSEEINYRGAQLFAQYFSQNIYTDPSRYQIPTSYSDNFWIKSYKALNNLNEIIKLNTDEATRIGVTANNAGTNTNQIAIARVLKSYLFHSLTDVFGDIPYESYGNKDADFQALQQSPDNLTPKYATQEKIYKDILNELKQAADTLFKYSSANTFGTSDNIYKGSNQKWYKFANSLRLRLATRIALKDAALSRTHIESALAQGVFTSNDDNAAFKYSSASPNEAPLYRATVIANRKDFAVSNVIIDALKGIRGPFTTPDPRLAKYANPNASGVYNGQIYGLPLEAGQLFPENTISLPGTIINAANYAEVLQEYSEVEFLISEYKNWDQTAYANGVKASLTKWGVNDTDAATYLSALPAANKQNVLTQKYLALYNQGIESWSEIRRTGYPLFLIKSGDLLWTGLVGGVTKTYYFTPEVGTAIPNRLVYPIIEQNTNKANYQDALKSQGDDVITNKIWWNK
- a CDS encoding SusC/RagA family TonB-linked outer membrane protein yields the protein MNLKIHHFLILIVGILLPSYLHAQNNNVSGKVTDEQNLPLSGVTVTEIGGTHTTQTDQNGAFTLQISSAETKIRITFIGYESQTLTVKSGQQLAISLKSENTQLTEVVVTALGISREKKALGYAVQEVKSTELQTRPTNALSAISGKVAGLQVVSSGGNIGGSTRVLLRGINSIAGNNQPLYVVDGTPMDNSDLNSSATINGSAGKDVGNMIQDLNPDDIENISVLKGPSAAALYGSRAANGVILITTKRAAKGERVDISLNTGVDFENIVRLPKRQKLYGQGYATTFPTANINGTDYKIVDYASDESWGPRLDGTPVLQWYSLNPEDEANYLKPTPWSYPKNDVNYFFKTGISNTNNLSIAGTSGSTNYRFSYTNKNVSGTIPNSSLDRNTLNFSGGTQLGNLKITSTLNYIKNSSLGKPWSGASNRNIMLEAFQWGAVQVDYKILENYKRADGTPLAWNRTGWQNTPAAEATRFIDNPYWSAYESYMEESRDRFYGNFGLQYDVNNWLTVGAKVHGDIYSFNYQDRIAVYSRSASQYEESSNKLNEYNYEFLATAKKNWDKFSLVANIGANLRDQQRKVDYAITQGGLIVPEYYNLKNASSVKVDNNRFHKRVSSLYGSFSLGYNDLLYIDGTVRNDWSSTLPVDDNSFIYPSFTGSFIFSQLEGVKNLDWLSFGKLRLGWAQVGNDTDPYQLYKVYGVDLSFDGLPSTSLQNQLNNPLLKPEITTSWETGLNLQFLKNRVGIDVTYYNNSSRNQIIPLPVSPAFGYEYKIINAGKINNKGLEITLNGTPVKSQNLEWNSTLNWSRNRNKVIKLSDDANTYTLSNSLVSLVAREGEQYGQLLGYDFVKTDDGRRVVQADGTYMRTSQLVPLGSVLPDYIFGFQNQFRYKNLSLGFLIDGRVGGSFFSQTYKVGMYAGILDRTAENNIRETGVILDGVKGNVVFNPDGSYTVSNISENDTRITAQQWARNEYNGPTTFSIFDGTFIKLREVTVGYSFKLKNTTFVKNLGVSLYGRNLWNIYTKSKYIDPEFTNSGGNVQGIEGGNIPTPVTYGFNVNLKF
- a CDS encoding ABC-F family ATP-binding cassette domain-containing protein, with translation MINVSNLSLRFGKRVLFEDVNLKFTAGNCYGIIGANGAGKSTFLKIVSGEIDPSTGSVAFTPGERMSVLKQNHYEFDKFSVIETILIGNQELYKIMKEKDAIYLKEDFTDADGERAGELESLFAEMDGWNAESNAATLLSNLGISEDLHYKLLEELDGNQKVRVLLAQALFGKPDILILDEPTNDLDINTIAWLEDFLATYEAIVLVVSHDRHFLDAVCTHIVDIDFSKMTIYTGNYSFWYESSQLVLKQRTDQNKKMEDKVKELQEFIRRFSANASKSKQATSRKKALDKINIEEIKPSNRKYPAIMFNQMNREPGDQTLSVEGLGKTVSGEVFFKDINFMINKGDKIAVLGRNSLVTSAFYDIITGRDKDFQGEFKWGITITPADMPIENAEFFDGKNDNLIDWLREYTTNPEADEQFLRGFLGKMLFSGEEVLKKASVLSGGEKMRCMFSRMMLQGANFLIFDEPTNHLDLESITALNNGLKDFKGSMLFTSRDHELTETVANRIIELTPKGIIDKLMTYDEYINSEAVQAQRAEMYS
- a CDS encoding lipase family protein produces the protein MKYPFLIVFLSLYTSLTFAQSLKPGFEKEEYRTMLTLMSQVKDHPVYQDFTLKYTSPVMGLENRWWLWTNDQHKQAIIGIRGTVSSSESWMANFYAAMIPAKGQLQLDESRIFEYNFSDDPKAAVHVGWTFSTGFLSADILPHLDSCYKAGIKDIYITGHSQGGAISYLLTSHLRHLQQQGQLPKDIQFKTYSSAAPKVGNLYYAYQYEADTQIGWAFNVVNTMDWVPETPFSVQKLDDFNEINPFPQLQKAIQKQSLGKKIVIKHYLNRIKKPTEKSQKNIEKLLGHKVFTFLKKKYPSLVEPKYFPSSNYMRAGQHIVLKPDSSYTSSFPNDINHPFMHHGFKSYFFLLDKL